A stretch of the Nicotiana tabacum cultivar K326 chromosome 6, ASM71507v2, whole genome shotgun sequence genome encodes the following:
- the LOC142181962 gene encoding uncharacterized protein LOC142181962, with protein sequence MMKAFDDEAVELAAYQLRDVAGAWFEMWEKERDENDGSPTWEEFEEAFMSSFIPKEDREAKVTEFEQLKQWNKSVQEYYIEFIRLAKHAPHMVKTEKAKIRRFVGGLAYHIKDTILNVAVGMTTFSSIMGFAKHLEKDIQQRREEKKHNKKARTTGRFNGTSSGGGRDSSNKDSLAPAQSSHQSGGGYFFRRTQSYGNHLSRIRILGHHPHIARVMLRNIHTNKVFVEHVSGNIQVSASSVFMVAIIVETWVI encoded by the coding sequence AtgatgaaagcatttgatgatgaAGCTGTGGAGCTAGCAGCTTACCAGCTTAGAGATGTGGCTggcgcttggtttgagatgtgggaaaaggaaagagatgaaaATGATGGTTcgcctacttgggaagaatttgaagaggccttCATGTCTAGCTTTATCCCAAAAGAGGATAGGGAAGCTAAGGTTACAGAGTTCGAACAGCTCAAGCAATggaataaaagtgtgcaagagTACTACATAGAATTCATAAGGCTAGCTAAGCATGCTCCTCACATGGTTAAGACAGAAAAAGCAAAGATTCGCAGGTTTGTTGGTGGTTTGGCTTACCACATTAAGGATACGATATTAAATGTAGCGGTAGGAATGACAACTTTCTCTTCTATTATGGGATTCGCCAAGCACTTAGAAAAAGACATACaacaaaggagagaagaaaaaaagcatAACAAGAAAGCCCGGACAACGGGCAGGTTTAATGGTACATCCAGCGGAGGTGGAAGGGATTCCTCTAATAAGGATTCATTAGCACCAGCTCAGTCCAGTCATCAGTCTGGTGGTGGGTATTTCTTCAGACGTACTCAGAGTTATGGAAACCATCTCTCCAGAATCAGAAttttaggacatcatcctcacatagCCAGAGTCATGCTGAGAAATATTCACACCAACAAGGTCTTTGTGGAACATGTAAGTGGCAACATTCAGGTCAGTGCAAGCTCGGTTTTTATGGTTGCTATCATTGTCGAGACATGGGTCATATAA